A single region of the Triticum dicoccoides isolate Atlit2015 ecotype Zavitan chromosome 2B, WEW_v2.0, whole genome shotgun sequence genome encodes:
- the LOC119361326 gene encoding ras-related protein Rab-2-A-like, whose amino-acid sequence MQSARRFTYTIVGDAGVGKTCLERQFTSRTFQEVHDLTIGVEFSTRTINVDDKRIKLDICDTAGHEAFVPITKQFYCGAACIILVYDITRRETFDHIAILLERARELSRAGVTLALIGNKCDLSHMRAVSYEEGREFAKRHDLVFMETSAKTTQNVDEAFILAAERIYKKVQVGVLDLPEKSLETSKSLASLGVVKSRHANMLDSQFLAQNGSMEVDMKLRNPNDRFMHKDPFELANLVPSLATLARSRGVSPPLNIGFQCIKFTNESDNEFVGCLWALKDGLMDGLPSCMPNCPKGDSSEDEVLM is encoded by the exons ATGCAATCCGCTCGCCGCTTCACGTACACCATCGTCGGCGACGCAG GTGTCGGGAAGACGTGCCTGGAGCGGCAGTTCACGTCCAGGACGTTCCAGGAGGTGCACGATCTCACCATCGGCGTTGAGTTCAGCACGCGCACCATCAACGTCGACGACAAGCGCATAAAGCTTGACATCTGTGACACG GCTGGCCACGAAGCGTTCGTACCTATTACTAAGCAATTCTACTGCGGAGCTGCTTGTATCATTTTGGTTTATGACATCACAAG GAGGGAGACTTTTGATCATATAGCTATATTGCTTGAAAGAGCAAGAGAGCTATCGAGAGCCGGCGTAACATTGGCGCTGATCGGAAACAAATGCGATCTGTCTCACATGCGTGCGGTCAGCTACGAGGAAGGGCGGGAGTTCGCCAAGAGGCATGATCTCGTGTTTATGGAGACCTCTGCAAAAACCACACAAAATGTTGATGAG GCATTCATTCTGGCCGCGGAAAGAATATACAAGAAAGTCCAAGTTGGTGTCCTTGACTTACCTGAAAAG TCTCTCGAAACTTCGAAATCTTTGGCAAGCCTTGGAGTTGTCAAATCTAGGCATGCCAATATGCTGGATAGCCAATTTTTGGCACAAAATGGGTCGATGGAAGTAGATATGAAGCTGAGAAATCCTAATGACCGGTTTATGCACAAGGATCCTTTTGAACTTGCTAACTTAGT GCCGTCGCTGGCCACGTTGGCTCGATCCCGAGGTGTTTCCCCTCCCCTGAACATTGGATTTCAGTGCATCAAGTTCACCAATGAATCTGACAACGAATTCGTGGGTTGCTTGTGGGCTCTGAAAGATGGACTCATGGATGGCCTTCCTTCGTGCATGCCAAATTGCCCAAAGGGTGACAGCAGTGAGGATGAAGTGCTCATGTGA
- the LOC119368605 gene encoding ras-related protein Rab-2-A-like isoform X1: protein MIGQQGSPVRSTSESRGADVDLSIVAGVGKSCLEQQFTARAFPEEHEPTIGVEFGTRTIAVHDKRVKLYIWDMEGRETYVSVTQQCYYRAACIILVYDITRRETFDHIAVWLSRARKLSRAGVTLVLIGNKCDLSHMRAVGYEEGRKFAKRHKLVFMEASAKTTQNVEEAFVVTTETVYQKVEDGVIDLSEKFVGFLHMPENITPSQSGGVAGSSYGRSNCCLVWCRKLACQYAGKAKKWLSIGWQPSYFANLSKLGNFCQALELPNVGMPICWLANFWLSAKHALNSWRKNGATVADEAEKPNDRFMC from the exons ATGATCGGCCAACAGGGCTCGCCCGTTCGTTCCACGTCTGAATCGCGGGGTGCTGACGTTGACCTGTCGATTGTTGCAGGCGTCGGGAAGTCGTGCCTGGAGCAGCAGTTCACGGCCAGGGCGTTCCCGGAGGAGCACGAGCCCACCATCGGCGTCGAGTTCGGCACGCGCACCATCGCCGTCCACGACAAGCGCGTCAAGCTTTACATCTGGGACATG GAGGGCCGCGAAACGTACGTATCTGTCACTCAGCAGTGCTACTACAGAGCTGCTTGTATCATTTTGGTTTATGATATCACAAG GAGGGAGACTTTTGATCATATTGCTGTATGGCTATCAAGAGCAAGAAAGCTATCGAGAGCCGGTGTAACATTGGTGCTGATCGGGAACAAATGCGATCTGTCTCACATGCGTGCTGTCGGCTATGAGGAAGGTCGAAAGTTTGCCAAGAGGCACAAACTGGTGTTCATGGAGGCCTCTGCAAAAACCACACAAAATGTTGAGGAG GCATTCGTTGTGACCACCGAAACAGTATACCAGAAAGTCGAAGATGGTGTCATCGACTTGTCTGAAAAG TTTGTTGGATTCTTACATATGCCTGAGAACATTACACCGAGCCAATCTGGAGGTGTAGCTGGATCATCCTATGGAAGGAGTAATTGCTGCTTGGTCTGGTGCCGAAAATTGGCTTGCCAATACGCAGGCAAGGCAAAAAAATGGCTGTCAATTGGTTGGCAACCAAGTTACTTTGCCAACCTCTCGAAACTTGGGAATTTTTGTCAAGCTTTGGAGTTGCCGAATGTTGGCATGCCAATATGCTGGCTAGCCAATTTTTGGCTGTCAGCCAAGCATGCTCTGAACTCATGGCGCAAAAATGGGGCGACGGTAGCCGACGAAGCTGAGAAACCGAATGATCGGTTTATGTGCTAA
- the LOC119368605 gene encoding ras-related protein Rab-2-A-like isoform X2 translates to MTPAHLFSYTIIGDPGVGKSCLEQQFTARAFPEEHEPTIGVEFGTRTIAVHDKRVKLYIWDMEGRETYVSVTQQCYYRAACIILVYDITRRETFDHIAVWLSRARKLSRAGVTLVLIGNKCDLSHMRAVGYEEGRKFAKRHKLVFMEASAKTTQNVEEAFVVTTETVYQKVEDGVIDLSEKFVGFLHMPENITPSQSGGVAGSSYGRSNCCLVWCRKLACQYAGKAKKWLSIGWQPSYFANLSKLGNFCQALELPNVGMPICWLANFWLSAKHALNSWRKNGATVADEAEKPNDRFMC, encoded by the exons ATGACACCCGCTCACCTCTTCTCGTACACCATCATCGGCGACCCAG GCGTCGGGAAGTCGTGCCTGGAGCAGCAGTTCACGGCCAGGGCGTTCCCGGAGGAGCACGAGCCCACCATCGGCGTCGAGTTCGGCACGCGCACCATCGCCGTCCACGACAAGCGCGTCAAGCTTTACATCTGGGACATG GAGGGCCGCGAAACGTACGTATCTGTCACTCAGCAGTGCTACTACAGAGCTGCTTGTATCATTTTGGTTTATGATATCACAAG GAGGGAGACTTTTGATCATATTGCTGTATGGCTATCAAGAGCAAGAAAGCTATCGAGAGCCGGTGTAACATTGGTGCTGATCGGGAACAAATGCGATCTGTCTCACATGCGTGCTGTCGGCTATGAGGAAGGTCGAAAGTTTGCCAAGAGGCACAAACTGGTGTTCATGGAGGCCTCTGCAAAAACCACACAAAATGTTGAGGAG GCATTCGTTGTGACCACCGAAACAGTATACCAGAAAGTCGAAGATGGTGTCATCGACTTGTCTGAAAAG TTTGTTGGATTCTTACATATGCCTGAGAACATTACACCGAGCCAATCTGGAGGTGTAGCTGGATCATCCTATGGAAGGAGTAATTGCTGCTTGGTCTGGTGCCGAAAATTGGCTTGCCAATACGCAGGCAAGGCAAAAAAATGGCTGTCAATTGGTTGGCAACCAAGTTACTTTGCCAACCTCTCGAAACTTGGGAATTTTTGTCAAGCTTTGGAGTTGCCGAATGTTGGCATGCCAATATGCTGGCTAGCCAATTTTTGGCTGTCAGCCAAGCATGCTCTGAACTCATGGCGCAAAAATGGGGCGACGGTAGCCGACGAAGCTGAGAAACCGAATGATCGGTTTATGTGCTAA